DNA sequence from the Trypanosoma brucei gambiense DAL972 chromosome 9, complete sequence genome:
CTCCCATGTGGACACACACGGCTACAGCATTCTTTCTCCACAAACTCACtgtacaagaaaaagaaaaaagaacgagGACAAAATCAATAAAATCATCTATATGTCTCACGAAGAAAGTGGTATTTCATTTAATACTTCACGCACCTCTTCACCGACGGggcccttcctcttccccagTTTTTGTACTACCGAGGCAACGGCGTCAAACTTGGCACTGAGTTCGTAATACTGCTCCATTGTCAGGCTCgttgaatttttttctccattgCGAAATGATGGGGCTTGACGACGTGCCTCATCTAACTTGGGGCGGAATTTACTGCTCATACTTTTGAGTACTTTGAGGGCCGCCAGCAACTGATTCTCTCGTTCACCGGCCAGTGCATACATTACAACATCAAGCAAATCAGGAAGATTACTTAAAGTAATGCGCTCTTTCATCCGCAAATGTTGCATGGCACCGAGGAAGTCCGCAGTAACTCCGTAGTCTGAATTCGTGGTGTATAACTCCTTAAGATACACCAGTGCTTGCTGATTATCTTGTACCCAAAGCGCACGAAGGACCCGCAGATGTGTAAgtcgctgctgcagcacaGACACTGTCGTAACGCTTGAAGCCAATAAATCATCCATTTGTAGTTCGCCCGACTCACCGGTGTGGGATGCCGCGGCCACTTGTGAAGGCGAGCGGTGCAGCCGTTGATGTGCGGCGCGAAGAACAGGTACAGACATTTTAGtattctcttcccccctATTAAAGGAAGGAGGATCCCTCTGTTGCGATTTTACCGTCTTCTCTATTGGGGGGATGGTGAGTCCGCCGTCAGCGAGAGGTACACGGCCCATGACCGCTGTTTGTCCACTAAACTCCACAAACAGTGCCTCATCCGTATTCGAAGAATAGTTCAGGTCACCGATTATGTTCCACTGCGATTCAATTATTGGGGCGAAGCTATCACTCATCATGTCGAAGTCATACACTCGAAGAATGTGAGACGCCGCGACAAGCATCCTCTTTCCTGACAGATACACCGCATCAACAGGCGTGTCAAGGCACTTGCTTTGGAATATTTTAGTGAAACCTTCTAACTCCCAGAAAGAGACTGAACCATCACTGCTTCCCACGGCTAAATAGTATCTCTTTGGGTGAAAACAAATTGATGTAACGGGTCCAGAATGCGCACGGAACTCGTGCATCTCCTTTCCTGACTGCAGATCGTACAGGCGAACCACACCGTCAGCACAACCACTAACGCACCAGCGACCACTTGGGGAGAACTCAGTGGCACAGAGAGGCGCTTTTGCCTCCATATGCGACCGAACACAACTCTTTTTTCGTGTGTCCCAAACGCGAAGAACGGAATCTCGCGAGCAGGTGGCGATGACATCCGTGTGCGGGTGAAAATCCACTCCCGTTACCGTCGACTTGTGACCGTCACCGAACGTACGCACAACCCCTTCAGTAGTCATATCCCACAAGTGCAAGCTGCCCTCATCGGTCCCACCTACCAGGCGCCTTTGCTGAGGATCGAAGGCAATAGATGTTGAAGGTGAGCAGCCTGCACTCAAAAGTACCGTTCGGGAATAGTCCTCAAAAGGATACACATGCACCCCACCGTCCCTGCAGCCCAGTCCCACCAGCCGGTTCGCGCTGTCAGGGCTAAAACGCGAGTGGTACACCTGACATGGAAGTTGGAGTGTCATCGAATCGATAACTGGCATATTTTCGGTCTGTTCCTACTTTGGTTAGTAATGACAGAGAAACGAGACAAACACAA
Encoded proteins:
- a CDS encoding katanin, putative, whose product is MPVIDSMTLQLPCQVYHSRFSPDSANRLVGLGCRDGGVHVYPFEDYSRTVLLSAGCSPSTSIAFDPQQRRLVGGTDEGSLHLWDMTTEGVVRTFGDGHKSTVTGVDFHPHTDVIATCSRDSVLRVWDTRKKSCVRSHMEAKAPLCATEFSPSGRWCVSGCADGVVRLYDLQSGKEMHEFRAHSGPVTSICFHPKRYYLAVGSSDGSVSFWELEGFTKIFQSKCLDTPVDAVYLSGKRMLVAASHILRVYDFDMMSDSFAPIIESQWNIIGDLNYSSNTDEALFVEFSGQTAVMGRVPLADGGLTIPPIEKTVKSQQRDPPSFNRGEENTKMSVPVLRAAHQRLHRSPSQVAAASHTGESGELQMDDLLASSVTTVSVLQQRLTHLRVLRALWVQDNQQALVYLKELYTTNSDYGVTADFLGAMQHLRMKERITLSNLPDLLDVVMYALAGERENQLLAALKVLKSMSSKFRPKLDEARRQAPSFRNGEKNSTSLTMEQYYELSAKFDAVASVVQKLGKRKGPVGEEVREVLNEIPLSS